From Pseudoalteromonas sp. DL-6, one genomic window encodes:
- a CDS encoding outer membrane protein assembly factor BamD gives MINKIGKRAFAIVFSVSVLSLGACSSAPDQEDIQRVPNRSAQALYEDAKQTLDSGLYARAIELLAAIDSRYPFGPFSKQVQMDLVYAHYQSGNTEQALATIDRFIRLNPNHKDLDYMYYMRGLVNIKADKNAFQEYFGVDRADRDAKRTRVAYTDLSTLVKRFPQSDYAPEAKRRLVWLLNRMARYELKVATYYYEREAYLAAANRGKFVVEHYSQSSYLDAALAMMEKSYDKLGLTELSENAAQTRKFNSRNK, from the coding sequence ATGATAAATAAAATAGGGAAACGTGCATTCGCCATTGTTTTTTCAGTTTCAGTGCTTAGTTTAGGGGCTTGTTCGTCTGCGCCTGACCAAGAAGACATTCAACGAGTACCAAACAGATCAGCACAAGCTCTATACGAAGATGCAAAACAAACGCTTGATTCTGGTTTATACGCACGTGCAATTGAACTGTTAGCGGCAATTGATTCTCGCTACCCGTTTGGCCCGTTTTCAAAGCAAGTACAGATGGATTTAGTGTACGCACATTACCAATCAGGTAATACAGAGCAGGCACTTGCTACCATTGACCGTTTTATTCGCTTAAACCCAAATCACAAAGATTTAGATTACATGTACTACATGCGTGGCTTGGTTAATATTAAAGCGGATAAAAATGCTTTCCAAGAGTACTTTGGTGTAGATAGAGCAGACAGAGACGCTAAACGTACCCGTGTAGCCTATACCGACCTATCAACCTTAGTTAAACGTTTTCCACAAAGTGATTATGCGCCAGAAGCAAAACGTCGTTTAGTTTGGCTATTAAATCGCATGGCACGTTATGAGCTAAAAGTTGCGACTTACTATTATGAACGTGAAGCTTATTTAGCAGCCGCGAATCGCGGTAAGTTTGTGGTAGAGCATTACTCGCAAAGTAGCTACTTGGATGCGGCATTAGCCATGATGGAAAAAAGCTACGATAAGCTTGGATTAACTGAATTAAGTGAGAATGCAGCGCAAACGCGTAAATTCAATAGCAGAAATAAATGA
- a CDS encoding PilW family protein gives MKQAGFTLVEMMISLFIGGLILGGVMFTYIGMKVTTKDTMTIGELQESGRLAINIMQRDIEQVGFWGTFYDDSFTAINTTTLASPTGDCSEGDNNGSFPNLASSSNFKGLFAKVAVDSSELSCINNPLAGTDILQVKFLQGRQLQVEAGANQTQSDENYFIAEQESARFVRGVIDPATVNLNASIWPYSHHSYYISEQTYTVNNKSITVPALMRKRLVGNSMTTETIMEGVENMRFVFGLDTTSDSRVDTYRSIDDMSIAQWENQKGVLTVQVFLLIRALQPDPGISIKNQTYILGEDANSRTLTFSDNFRRTVFTTTIRLNNAGSNLWRI, from the coding sequence ATGAAGCAAGCCGGATTTACCCTAGTTGAAATGATGATTTCACTTTTTATTGGTGGCTTGATCCTCGGTGGTGTGATGTTTACTTATATTGGCATGAAAGTGACCACCAAAGACACTATGACCATAGGCGAGTTACAAGAATCAGGTCGCTTAGCCATTAACATTATGCAACGAGATATTGAACAAGTTGGTTTTTGGGGGACTTTTTATGATGATTCATTTACCGCTATAAATACCACCACATTAGCAAGCCCAACAGGTGATTGCTCTGAAGGTGATAACAATGGTAGCTTCCCTAATTTAGCGAGTAGTAGCAACTTTAAAGGTCTATTTGCCAAGGTAGCAGTAGATTCAAGTGAGCTTAGCTGTATTAATAATCCGCTAGCAGGAACTGACATTTTACAAGTAAAGTTTTTGCAAGGTCGTCAACTACAGGTAGAAGCGGGTGCCAATCAAACCCAAAGTGATGAAAACTATTTTATTGCTGAGCAAGAAAGTGCTCGTTTTGTTCGCGGTGTTATTGACCCGGCTACTGTGAATCTTAATGCCAGTATTTGGCCGTATAGCCATCATAGTTACTATATTTCAGAGCAAACTTATACAGTAAATAATAAAAGTATTACGGTTCCTGCATTAATGCGAAAACGCTTGGTCGGAAATTCGATGACAACGGAAACCATTATGGAAGGCGTCGAGAATATGCGCTTTGTGTTTGGTTTAGATACCACTAGTGATAGCCGTGTAGATACATACAGAAGCATTGATGATATGAGTATTGCACAGTGGGAAAATCAAAAAGGTGTTTTAACCGTTCAAGTTTTTTTATTGATCAGAGCATTACAGCCAGATCCTGGGATTTCTATAAAAAACCAAACCTATATTCTTGGTGAAGATGCTAACAGCCGAACGTTAACGTTTTCAGACAATTTCAGACGTACTGTTTTTACTACAACAATACGTTTAAACAATGCAGGATCGAATTTATGGCGCATTTAA
- a CDS encoding P-II family nitrogen regulator has translation MKKIEAIIKPFKLDDVREALSDVGITGMTVSEVKGFGRQKGHTELYRGAEYMVDFLPKVKLDIVLGDEDVERAIDVIVKTAQTGKIGDGKIFVTEVERVVRIRTAEEDEDAI, from the coding sequence ATGAAAAAAATAGAAGCAATCATTAAACCGTTTAAGCTCGATGATGTGCGCGAAGCACTATCTGATGTTGGCATTACGGGTATGACAGTAAGTGAAGTAAAAGGGTTTGGACGTCAAAAAGGCCACACCGAGCTATACCGTGGCGCAGAGTACATGGTTGATTTTTTACCTAAGGTAAAGCTAGATATTGTGCTTGGTGATGAAGATGTGGAACGCGCTATTGATGTGATTGTTAAAACCGCACAAACAGGCAAAATTGGTGATGGTAAAATATTTGTTACTGAGGTAGAGCGTGTTGTGCGTATTCGTACCGCAGAAGAGGATGAAGACGCGATATAA
- the pgeF gene encoding peptidoglycan editing factor PgeF encodes MSGLSATWQSIQGVGTLSTTRDGGVSKPPFDSLNLGLHVGDNRQDVLTNRAHVNTHLPNPAVWLNQVHSADVIRVDEGFDAKQTLTGDALYTQLSNQPLAIMTADCLPILLTSSDGQEVAAIHAGWRGLAQGIISNTVSYFKHAPTNLHAWLGPAIGANRFEVGQEVVAIFTANNPALHDAFKPQNNDKYLADIYHIARILLNQRGVVNISGGEYCTFSQDNQFFSYRRDGQTGRMVSLIWRK; translated from the coding sequence ATGTCTGGCTTATCAGCTACATGGCAATCTATTCAGGGTGTAGGCACATTGAGTACTACACGAGATGGAGGCGTATCAAAGCCACCATTTGATAGCTTGAATTTAGGATTGCATGTAGGTGATAACCGCCAAGATGTATTAACCAATCGAGCGCATGTAAATACCCACTTACCTAACCCGGCTGTTTGGTTAAATCAGGTTCATAGCGCCGACGTAATTAGAGTGGATGAAGGGTTTGACGCTAAACAAACTCTGACGGGGGATGCGCTTTATACGCAGTTAAGCAATCAACCTTTAGCTATAATGACCGCTGACTGTTTACCTATTTTACTTACCTCAAGCGATGGCCAAGAAGTGGCTGCCATTCACGCCGGTTGGCGAGGGTTAGCGCAAGGAATCATTAGTAATACAGTTAGCTATTTTAAACATGCACCAACGAACTTACATGCTTGGTTAGGTCCTGCAATAGGGGCTAATCGATTTGAAGTCGGCCAAGAGGTTGTTGCAATATTTACAGCCAATAATCCTGCTTTGCACGACGCGTTTAAACCTCAAAATAACGATAAATATTTAGCTGATATTTATCATATAGCGCGTATTTTGCTAAACCAACGGGGTGTTGTGAATATTAGTGGTGGTGAATACTGTACTTTTTCTCAAGATAATCAGTTTTTTTCTTATCGACGAGATGGCCAAACCGGTCGTATGGTAAGTTTGATCTGGCGCAAGTAA
- a CDS encoding GspH/FimT family protein: MRLNTGYHPHSGFTLIELMVAIVVFVIVAQISLWFFADFLAKNRADNQISLLHRNINFARLYAIEHDSYVTLCALKDKQCSEGEWHTGVSLFIDNDRSTSLDDDELLISTFEYTHNADTLEYPRTAITFRPDGSLNGFQNGTFVYCPNSDKASLEGLALSISQTGRIRIKSTNKCQQ, encoded by the coding sequence ATGAGGTTAAATACAGGTTATCACCCACATAGTGGCTTCACACTAATTGAGCTCATGGTAGCAATTGTGGTTTTTGTGATCGTAGCGCAAATTTCACTCTGGTTTTTTGCCGACTTTTTAGCGAAAAACCGAGCTGACAATCAAATCTCTTTACTACACCGAAATATTAATTTTGCACGCCTTTACGCTATAGAACATGACAGCTACGTAACGCTGTGCGCTTTAAAAGATAAACAGTGTTCAGAGGGTGAGTGGCACACGGGTGTGTCTCTTTTTATTGATAATGACAGGTCAACATCACTTGATGATGATGAACTGTTAATTAGTACTTTTGAGTATACTCATAATGCCGATACGTTAGAGTATCCTCGTACCGCCATTACTTTTAGGCCTGATGGCTCGTTAAATGGATTTCAGAACGGCACTTTCGTGTATTGCCCAAATAGTGATAAAGCAAGCCTTGAGGGGCTTGCTTTGTCTATTAGTCAAACAGGTCGAATAAGAATAAAATCTACCAACAAATGCCAACAATAA
- a CDS encoding type IV pilin protein: protein MSKKQQGFTLIELMIAVAIVGIIAAIAVPNYSEYVKRASRAEAASALLDAANKQEQYFVDNRAYTASFDDLGINSKTENGSFELTIKVVDNNAFTVTAKPIAGAVKGDADCTSLTINDVGLKGATGSKGDTDINYCWGR from the coding sequence ATGAGTAAAAAACAACAAGGATTTACCTTAATTGAATTAATGATAGCCGTGGCCATTGTTGGCATTATCGCCGCAATTGCAGTGCCTAATTACAGTGAGTATGTAAAAAGGGCATCACGTGCAGAGGCCGCATCAGCGCTTTTAGATGCGGCAAACAAGCAAGAACAGTATTTTGTTGATAACCGTGCTTATACAGCCTCGTTTGATGACTTAGGGATAAATAGTAAAACTGAAAATGGTAGTTTTGAACTAACAATTAAAGTGGTTGATAATAATGCATTTACTGTCACCGCCAAGCCGATTGCAGGCGCTGTAAAAGGTGATGCTGATTGTACGTCATTAACCATTAATGATGTAGGTTTAAAAGGAGCAACAGGTAGTAAAGGCGATACCGACATTAACTATTGCTGGGGTCGATAA
- the rluD gene encoding 23S rRNA pseudouridine(1911/1915/1917) synthase RluD, translating to MSEQISLQAEVPTDLGGKRLDQVLAQLFPDYSRSRIKTWILDDKITVDGEIFNTPREKLLGGEVVAVETTIEAPREYEAQDIKLNIVYEDDDILVINKPMGLVVHPGAGNPDGTVLNALLHHFPEIINVPRAGIVHRLDKDTTGLMVVAKTIQAQTHLVKALQKRENFTREYEALCNGTMTAGGMVEKAIGRHPTQRTHMAVHEMGKPAITHYRVAEKFRAHTRLRLRLETGRTHQIRVHMAYLNHPLIGDQSYGGRPRPPKGATPELFELLRSFKRQALHAVKLSIAHPITGEMMTWQAPIPDDMVQMTQALREDTKANPDIAS from the coding sequence ATGTCAGAGCAAATATCTCTCCAAGCCGAGGTCCCAACAGACTTAGGTGGTAAACGTCTAGACCAAGTATTAGCACAATTGTTCCCTGATTATTCACGATCACGGATAAAAACGTGGATTTTAGATGATAAAATCACCGTTGACGGCGAAATTTTCAACACCCCGCGTGAAAAATTACTCGGTGGTGAAGTTGTAGCTGTTGAAACAACAATAGAAGCACCTCGTGAATACGAAGCACAAGATATCAAATTAAACATCGTTTATGAAGACGATGATATTTTAGTGATCAATAAACCAATGGGATTAGTAGTTCATCCTGGTGCAGGTAACCCTGACGGTACTGTGTTAAATGCATTACTTCATCACTTCCCAGAAATTATTAACGTACCACGAGCGGGTATAGTGCATCGTCTTGATAAAGACACAACCGGCTTAATGGTTGTAGCTAAAACCATTCAAGCTCAAACTCATTTGGTTAAAGCCTTACAAAAGCGCGAAAATTTCACACGTGAATATGAAGCGTTATGTAATGGTACTATGACTGCCGGTGGTATGGTTGAAAAAGCGATTGGCCGTCATCCAACTCAGCGTACGCACATGGCTGTTCATGAAATGGGTAAACCTGCGATTACGCATTACCGTGTAGCAGAAAAGTTCCGTGCTCATACTCGTTTGCGTTTACGCCTTGAAACCGGACGTACGCACCAAATTCGCGTGCATATGGCGTACTTAAATCATCCCTTAATTGGCGATCAATCTTATGGCGGCCGTCCTCGTCCACCAAAAGGGGCAACGCCTGAGCTGTTTGAGTTACTGCGTAGCTTTAAGCGTCAAGCGCTGCATGCCGTTAAATTAAGCATTGCTCATCCAATTACCGGTGAAATGATGACCTGGCAAGCACCTATCCCTGATGATATGGTTCAGATGACTCAAGCATTGCGCGAAGATACAAAAGCAAATCCAGACATAGCTAGTTAA
- a CDS encoding GspH/FimT family pseudopilin, translated as MKTKHRGFTLLELMVTVAIVGIIATIALWNSGDMLEENRGENFLLELKRNISYARSQAASTDEIVIVCAASKTKVKNNDDTLTCTDGWDVDKIVITFIDANNDGQYDKATDSLIRVMEEISPNDRISFADNSIRFNSSGRITTTPGNFIFCPNNGTENNKALTLALSGTAFYVGDTKSSC; from the coding sequence ATGAAAACTAAACACCGTGGATTTACCTTATTAGAATTAATGGTCACCGTGGCCATTGTTGGCATTATTGCCACTATTGCTTTGTGGAACAGTGGCGATATGCTGGAAGAAAACCGTGGGGAAAACTTTTTATTGGAACTAAAGCGCAATATTAGTTATGCACGTTCACAAGCAGCCAGTACTGACGAAATAGTCATTGTATGTGCAGCCTCAAAAACAAAAGTAAAAAACAATGACGATACTCTTACATGCACGGATGGATGGGATGTTGATAAAATAGTAATCACCTTCATCGATGCAAATAATGATGGTCAATATGATAAGGCAACAGATAGCCTTATTAGAGTAATGGAAGAAATTAGTCCCAATGATCGTATTTCATTTGCAGATAACAGTATACGATTTAATTCCAGCGGACGTATTACCACAACACCAGGCAATTTTATTTTTTGCCCTAATAATGGCACTGAAAATAATAAGGCTTTAACGCTAGCACTATCAGGAACCGCCTTTTATGTTGGCGACACCAAAAGCAGTTGTTAA
- a CDS encoding PilC/PilY family type IV pilus protein encodes MKFKLKNMLPVLLGLAASAPAVAEDIELYVNHNVQTDENARVLFVFDTSGSMAFSTLTGNNCGYDNRKRRWILCDDNRLNVAQNAVKNLVNSNKDVDFGLMRFAGSDGGYVLSRIHSNNTKILKAVDDLPADGATPITETLWEAYLYMTGQQIDFADGIQDRDKAVDNNKYYKSPFRKDDKGNKELLRCDNSINVILMTDGDPSNDSDRNSNIKKLHNSIFIDAIPFESGEYKNSYLVALAKILHGTKQTQVDLFSETPDIVDTARVYTIGFGTGMSQGGKDLLDMTARVGGGKYLHADTADELSKALNQTISQIREENSSFTSPSFASNNVDQTRSKNAIYFTMFYPEIGTRWQGNLKKLEVSGNKIVDTKGVKALDSNGLIDKNAHTFWPDADSAADGNAVKQGGVNAALASSSKERKLFSDGPSGQLINFDYDTISEVFNIVNKQKNKPSVDDLLVSDVQLESTINWARGIDVDDEDGDGSSQDKRNDIFGDPLHSKPLAIDYGNNDVRILIGTNAGFLHMFKDDSKNNKVEESWAFIPSALYSILNPLRSKEKGKEYGMDGPISVYFNNKSLNSEGLNDGTINASSGDEVWAIAGMRRGGRNYYAFDISNPDNPKKLWKSPIKGGDKGFEELGQTWSKPQIAYIKAWGDEPLLVFGAGYDTSKDNTRDADTMGRDVYIVKAKTGEKVWSLRSDNAFKGKHSIAADVSLLDSDYDGYIDRIYAADTGGGVWRIDMPGTSTNAFSHYKLAELGADTDRRFFYKPVVARTVFSKVTISKGVTSRLDTPYDAVLIGSGNRSNPLNSSSADQLFMVRDENTITKSFKNNAPAAIVPNDLMSMNEDLFGKALNNVGDFNALEAQLSNDFKGWRYKLNSGEKSLAAATVVGGVAYFTSFTPGSTGASSNQCSLGAGGGSLYAFHLHYGTKVYDNLKFKTSYEMPDTPQLYFGDSCADGNSDGKCDDNTNENVKSQFYLIGPGINGSETANPLKPLEITGPGLKVVDKKIQLVNDDSVGFGFRTQQTYIYKREENDEGN; translated from the coding sequence ATGAAATTTAAATTAAAGAATATGTTACCTGTGTTACTTGGCTTAGCTGCGAGCGCACCTGCAGTAGCCGAAGATATAGAGTTATACGTTAACCATAATGTTCAAACAGATGAAAATGCACGTGTTTTGTTTGTGTTTGATACTTCCGGCAGTATGGCTTTTTCTACTTTGACTGGTAATAATTGTGGTTATGACAACAGAAAAAGACGATGGATATTGTGTGATGATAATCGCTTAAATGTTGCCCAAAATGCAGTGAAGAATTTAGTTAACAGTAACAAGGATGTTGATTTTGGTTTGATGCGATTTGCAGGCAGTGATGGCGGCTATGTGTTGTCGCGTATTCACAGTAACAATACAAAAATATTAAAAGCAGTTGATGATTTGCCCGCTGATGGCGCGACACCAATTACGGAAACATTATGGGAAGCCTATCTCTACATGACAGGCCAACAAATAGACTTCGCAGACGGTATTCAGGACCGTGACAAAGCTGTAGATAACAACAAGTACTACAAATCACCATTTCGAAAAGATGATAAAGGCAACAAAGAATTGCTGCGTTGTGATAACTCGATTAATGTGATCTTAATGACTGACGGCGACCCAAGTAACGATAGCGACAGAAACAGTAATATAAAAAAGCTACATAACTCAATTTTTATTGATGCTATTCCTTTTGAGTCAGGTGAGTACAAAAATAGTTACTTAGTTGCCCTAGCAAAAATTTTACACGGTACCAAACAAACGCAAGTTGATTTGTTCTCTGAAACGCCAGACATAGTTGATACCGCGAGAGTATATACCATTGGTTTTGGTACGGGCATGAGTCAAGGTGGTAAAGATCTCCTCGATATGACAGCCAGAGTGGGTGGAGGTAAGTACCTTCATGCTGATACAGCCGATGAACTTTCTAAGGCGTTAAATCAAACAATTTCACAAATACGAGAAGAAAACAGCTCATTTACTTCACCGTCGTTTGCCAGTAATAACGTTGACCAAACACGCAGTAAAAACGCAATTTACTTCACAATGTTTTATCCCGAAATTGGTACTCGTTGGCAAGGTAACTTGAAAAAGCTAGAAGTATCAGGTAATAAAATAGTCGATACCAAAGGCGTAAAAGCACTTGATAGCAACGGTCTAATCGATAAAAACGCGCATACCTTTTGGCCAGATGCTGATAGTGCAGCAGATGGTAATGCTGTAAAACAAGGGGGCGTGAATGCCGCGCTTGCTAGCAGCAGCAAAGAGCGAAAATTATTTTCTGATGGCCCATCAGGACAGCTAATTAATTTTGATTACGATACGATAAGTGAAGTCTTCAACATTGTTAATAAGCAAAAGAATAAGCCATCAGTAGATGATTTGCTTGTTAGTGATGTTCAGCTTGAAAGCACAATAAATTGGGCTCGTGGTATTGATGTTGACGATGAAGATGGCGATGGCTCTTCACAGGACAAACGCAACGACATATTTGGCGATCCGTTACATTCTAAACCGTTGGCTATCGATTATGGTAATAATGATGTACGCATTCTAATAGGGACAAATGCAGGGTTTTTGCATATGTTCAAAGACGATAGCAAAAATAATAAGGTAGAAGAAAGTTGGGCATTTATCCCCTCAGCCCTGTACTCAATTCTTAACCCTTTGCGTTCAAAGGAAAAAGGCAAAGAATATGGGATGGACGGACCTATTAGTGTTTATTTCAACAATAAAAGTTTAAATAGTGAAGGCCTAAATGATGGCACTATCAATGCCAGCAGCGGAGATGAAGTGTGGGCTATAGCCGGTATGCGCCGTGGTGGTCGTAATTATTATGCTTTTGATATTTCTAATCCAGATAACCCTAAAAAACTGTGGAAGAGTCCAATTAAAGGTGGCGATAAAGGTTTTGAGGAATTAGGGCAAACATGGTCTAAACCACAAATAGCTTACATTAAAGCATGGGGTGATGAGCCTTTACTGGTATTTGGCGCAGGCTACGATACCAGTAAAGACAACACTCGAGATGCCGATACAATGGGTCGAGATGTTTATATTGTAAAAGCTAAAACCGGTGAGAAAGTATGGTCACTTAGAAGTGATAATGCTTTTAAAGGCAAGCACAGTATTGCTGCTGACGTTAGTTTACTCGATTCAGATTATGATGGTTATATTGACAGAATTTATGCTGCCGATACTGGTGGCGGGGTGTGGCGTATAGATATGCCTGGAACCAGCACTAATGCATTTAGTCATTACAAACTCGCTGAGTTAGGTGCTGATACCGACAGACGTTTCTTTTATAAGCCGGTAGTGGCAAGAACCGTGTTTAGTAAAGTGACTATTAGTAAAGGGGTAACTTCACGCTTAGATACACCCTATGATGCGGTACTTATTGGTAGTGGTAATCGCTCAAACCCTTTAAACAGTAGCAGTGCTGATCAGCTATTTATGGTTAGGGATGAGAATACCATCACTAAATCATTCAAAAATAATGCACCCGCTGCAATTGTGCCGAATGATTTAATGTCAATGAACGAAGACTTATTTGGCAAAGCGCTGAATAATGTGGGCGACTTTAATGCATTAGAAGCCCAGCTATCTAATGACTTTAAAGGATGGCGTTATAAATTAAATAGCGGTGAAAAATCACTCGCAGCGGCAACTGTTGTTGGCGGTGTGGCTTATTTCACTTCGTTTACACCTGGCTCTACTGGGGCTTCGAGTAACCAATGTTCATTAGGTGCAGGTGGCGGCTCGCTCTATGCGTTTCACTTACATTATGGCACTAAGGTGTATGACAACTTAAAATTTAAAACAAGTTACGAGATGCCAGATACGCCTCAGCTTTATTTTGGTGATAGCTGTGCTGATGGAAATAGCGACGGTAAGTGTGATGACAATACCAATGAAAATGTAAAAAGTCAGTTTTACCTGATTGGTCCAGGTATTAATGGCAGTGAAACAGCGAACCCGTTAAAGCCGCTAGAAATAACGGGACCAGGCTTAAAAGTTGTAGATAAAAAAATCCAGTTGGTAAACGATGACTCCGTTGGTTTTGGCTTTAGAACACAGCAGACTTATATTTATAAACGTGAAGAAAATGACGAGGGTAATTAG